From one Micromonospora siamensis genomic stretch:
- a CDS encoding SDR family NAD(P)-dependent oxidoreductase: MEARSFVVVGGTSGLGLAVARLLVDEYRVAVLSDQADEVATVTDELGCDGSVCDVSDHGQVREAFAALAQRWGTIDGVAACASMWAGGDLEELAPERIRRAVEVNALGTTYVLKEALHHLHRQGYGNVVWIGAMAVAKPRPGIPVYRATKSYGASLVESLAEAQHSNRIKVMQVHPGPMPTKLQERVGDEFLDEVYALPEQVAAEVVRLLLLAPDDLYVSGERVLRADGRF, encoded by the coding sequence ATGGAAGCCAGATCCTTCGTGGTGGTCGGCGGGACGAGTGGACTCGGCCTGGCGGTGGCCCGGCTGCTCGTCGACGAGTACCGGGTCGCCGTGCTCAGCGACCAGGCCGACGAGGTCGCCACCGTCACCGACGAGCTGGGCTGCGACGGCAGCGTCTGCGACGTCTCCGACCACGGCCAGGTACGCGAGGCGTTCGCCGCGCTGGCCCAGCGGTGGGGCACCATCGACGGGGTGGCCGCCTGCGCCTCCATGTGGGCCGGCGGTGACCTCGAGGAACTCGCCCCGGAACGGATCCGCCGCGCCGTCGAGGTCAACGCCCTCGGCACCACGTACGTGCTGAAGGAGGCGCTGCACCACCTGCACCGGCAGGGCTACGGCAACGTGGTGTGGATCGGGGCGATGGCGGTGGCCAAGCCCCGGCCGGGCATCCCCGTCTACCGAGCCACCAAGAGCTACGGCGCCAGCCTGGTCGAGTCGCTGGCCGAGGCGCAGCACAGCAACCGGATCAAGGTGATGCAGGTGCACCCCGGGCCGATGCCCACCAAGCTGCAGGAACGCGTCGGCGACGAGTTCCTCGACGAGGTCTACGCCCTGCCCGAGCAGGTCGCCGCCGAGGTCGTACGCCTGCTCCTGCTGGCCCCCGACGACCTGTACGTCTCCGGCGAGCGCGTGCTCCGCGCGGACGGGCGGTTTTGA
- a CDS encoding ZIP family metal transporter — protein MPEWLQAGGWGLLAGSALLVGAAVGFFARVPGRMIASIMAFGAGVLLSAVSFELIAEAHEQGGLLPTALGATVGAVAYTGANVLLARHGARHRKRSGEEQPSEQEQPGSGSAIAVGALLDGIPESVVIGASLLTGGPVSLVTVVAVFLSNVPEGLSSAAGMRRAGRTKRYVFLLWTGIALISGLAALAGYTLLGGAPPEVLASITALAAGAILAMITDTMVPEAFEDAHLLVGLITVAGFLTAFALSHA, from the coding sequence ATGCCTGAGTGGTTGCAAGCGGGTGGTTGGGGTCTGCTGGCCGGCTCCGCCCTGTTGGTCGGCGCGGCGGTGGGTTTCTTCGCCCGGGTGCCGGGCCGGATGATCGCCTCGATCATGGCGTTCGGGGCGGGCGTGCTGCTCTCCGCCGTCTCGTTCGAGCTGATCGCCGAGGCGCACGAGCAGGGCGGCCTGCTGCCGACCGCGCTCGGGGCGACCGTCGGCGCGGTGGCGTACACCGGGGCGAACGTGCTGCTGGCCCGGCACGGCGCCCGGCACCGCAAGCGGTCCGGCGAGGAGCAGCCTTCCGAGCAGGAGCAGCCCGGCTCCGGGTCGGCCATCGCGGTGGGTGCGCTGCTGGACGGCATCCCCGAATCAGTGGTGATCGGGGCGAGCCTACTGACCGGCGGTCCGGTCAGCCTGGTCACCGTCGTGGCGGTTTTCCTGAGCAACGTCCCGGAGGGGTTGTCGAGCGCGGCGGGCATGCGCCGCGCCGGCCGGACGAAGCGGTACGTCTTCCTGCTCTGGACGGGCATCGCGCTGATCAGCGGCCTGGCGGCGCTGGCCGGCTACACGCTGTTGGGCGGGGCGCCGCCGGAGGTGCTGGCCAGCATCACGGCGCTGGCCGCCGGGGCGATCCTGGCGATGATCACCGACACCATGGTCCCGGAGGCGTTCGAGGACGCCCACCTGCTGGTCGGGCTGATCACGGTGGCCGGCTTCCTGACCGCCTTCGCCCTCTCCCACGCCTGA
- a CDS encoding MFS transporter: MTATGAGAERAVSALAPLRTAAYRSLWLALLAANIGTWMQTVGAQWLLIHQPNAATLVALVQTASLLPVLLLALPAGALADTFDRRHLLISVQLFMVAVAAALTLLTAAGRMPPALLLTLTFAFGVGQALTLPAWAAIIPELVPRDLLRSASALGSISVNVARAVGPAVAGVLIARVGVAPVFALNAVAFAVFAFALMRWRPGNARAVEVPERFTAALRAGGRYVRHSPIVRRLLRRALVFVVPASALWALLPLVASRRLGMDSSGYGVLLAALGVGAIAGGLLLPWTRTRITANQFLLLAGVVYGATLIVVGTVRVVPVVLVALLPAGVAWVTVLANVNAEIQLFLPGWVRARGLAVYQVVQGGAQAVGAFAWGLLADVSGLVVAFLAAGALMVVGAFTSQIWPLPELRGAGRHTETYQPRLNLALEPDPRVGPVLVTVTYRVRAERRAAFLTAMEVVRGARQRTGAMRWGIFREGEAPDRYVEVYLVPSWDEHLRQHGGRLTGADQEAEQRAHELADGPPEVRHLIPPDGGGEQPVPPTPAGPGLPG, encoded by the coding sequence TTGACCGCCACCGGCGCCGGCGCCGAGCGGGCCGTCTCGGCGCTGGCCCCGCTGCGCACGGCCGCCTACCGCAGCCTCTGGCTGGCCCTGCTCGCCGCGAACATCGGCACCTGGATGCAGACCGTCGGCGCGCAGTGGCTGCTCATTCACCAGCCGAACGCCGCGACGCTGGTCGCCCTGGTGCAGACCGCCAGCCTGCTGCCGGTGCTGCTGCTGGCCCTGCCGGCCGGCGCGCTGGCCGACACCTTCGACCGGCGGCACCTGCTCATCTCGGTGCAGCTGTTCATGGTGGCGGTGGCCGCCGCGCTGACCCTGCTCACCGCCGCCGGCCGGATGCCACCGGCGCTGCTGCTCACCCTCACCTTCGCCTTCGGCGTCGGTCAGGCACTCACCCTGCCGGCCTGGGCTGCGATCATCCCCGAGCTGGTGCCGCGCGACCTGCTCCGCTCCGCCTCCGCGCTCGGCTCGATCAGCGTCAACGTGGCCCGGGCCGTCGGACCGGCGGTGGCCGGCGTGCTGATCGCCCGGGTCGGGGTGGCCCCGGTCTTCGCCCTCAACGCGGTCGCCTTCGCGGTCTTCGCGTTCGCGCTGATGCGGTGGCGGCCCGGCAACGCCCGTGCCGTCGAGGTGCCGGAGCGGTTCACCGCCGCCCTGCGCGCCGGCGGCCGGTACGTCCGGCACTCGCCGATCGTCCGGCGGCTGCTGCGCCGGGCCCTGGTCTTCGTCGTACCGGCCAGTGCCCTCTGGGCGCTGCTGCCGTTGGTGGCCAGCCGCCGCCTCGGCATGGACTCCAGCGGGTACGGCGTGCTGCTCGCCGCGCTCGGGGTGGGCGCCATCGCCGGCGGGCTGCTGCTGCCGTGGACCCGTACCCGGATCACCGCCAACCAGTTCCTGCTGCTCGCCGGGGTGGTCTACGGGGCGACCCTGATCGTCGTCGGCACCGTCCGGGTGGTGCCGGTGGTGCTGGTCGCCCTGCTCCCCGCCGGGGTGGCCTGGGTGACCGTGCTGGCCAACGTCAACGCCGAGATCCAGCTCTTCCTGCCCGGCTGGGTACGCGCCCGCGGCCTCGCCGTCTACCAGGTCGTGCAGGGCGGGGCGCAGGCCGTCGGCGCGTTCGCCTGGGGCCTGCTGGCCGACGTCAGCGGCCTGGTCGTCGCCTTCCTCGCCGCCGGTGCGCTGATGGTGGTCGGCGCGTTCACCTCGCAGATCTGGCCGCTGCCGGAGCTGCGCGGCGCGGGCCGGCACACCGAGACGTACCAGCCGAGGCTGAACCTGGCGCTGGAACCGGACCCCCGGGTCGGCCCGGTGCTGGTCACGGTGACCTACCGGGTGCGGGCGGAGCGGCGGGCCGCGTTCCTGACCGCGATGGAGGTGGTCCGGGGCGCGCGGCAGCGTACCGGCGCGATGCGCTGGGGAATCTTCCGCGAGGGCGAGGCCCCCGACCGGTACGTGGAGGTCTACCTCGTGCCGTCCTGGGACGAGCACCTGCGCCAGCACGGCGGCCGGCTCACCGGCGCCGACCAGGAGGCCGAGCAGCGCGCCCACGAACTCGCCGACGGGCCACCCGAGGTGCGGCACCTGATCCCGCCGGACGGCGGCGGGGAGCAGCCCGTCCCACCCACCCCCGCCGGGCCCGGCCTGCCCGGGTGA
- a CDS encoding GNAT family N-acetyltransferase has translation MLIRRLAAEERLTDSFPIQGYAFEASPMTAARVEEFRAYLPYNSGNRTLVAEEDGQAVAAASAVPMRQNLRGRVLPMAGVAGVATHPLARRRGHVRALLHRLLDEMRDEGHALTALYPFRASFYERFGYVGLPAPRRVTVSPAHLGALLRADLPGELGWERIAAGWDGYLAFTERCLAERHGFAVFPEFRAVGLRDRDDRWLLTARVDGTTVGAITYRIDDHGGELVGDDLLATDPYARALLLQFFARHVDQVERVSFAVPADELPELWLTDLAVRVEARVAGPGSPAPMARLLSLDALAGLPAGPGRVRVELVGDRWLAGTYLLDGATGHLEVCGEAAGAGTPAATLTAAGLSALAYGVLDPAEVDVRGLGRVPPDAAAELRRIFPRALPYLFADF, from the coding sequence ATGCTCATCCGCCGCCTGGCCGCCGAGGAACGCCTGACCGACAGTTTCCCGATCCAGGGGTACGCCTTCGAGGCGTCGCCGATGACCGCGGCCCGGGTGGAGGAGTTCCGCGCCTACCTGCCGTACAACTCGGGAAACCGGACGCTGGTCGCCGAGGAGGACGGCCAGGCGGTGGCCGCCGCGTCGGCGGTCCCGATGCGGCAGAACCTGCGCGGCCGGGTGCTGCCGATGGCGGGGGTGGCCGGGGTGGCGACCCATCCGCTGGCTCGCCGGCGCGGTCACGTACGGGCGCTGCTGCACCGACTGCTCGACGAGATGCGGGACGAGGGGCACGCGCTGACCGCCCTCTACCCGTTCCGGGCGTCGTTCTACGAGCGGTTCGGCTACGTCGGGCTGCCCGCGCCCCGGCGGGTGACGGTTTCCCCGGCGCACCTCGGGGCGCTACTCCGCGCCGACCTCCCCGGCGAGCTGGGCTGGGAGCGGATCGCCGCCGGCTGGGACGGCTACCTGGCGTTCACCGAGCGGTGCCTGGCCGAGCGGCACGGCTTCGCGGTCTTCCCCGAGTTCCGGGCGGTGGGGCTGCGGGACCGCGACGACCGCTGGCTGCTGACCGCCCGGGTCGACGGAACGACGGTCGGGGCGATCACCTACCGGATCGACGACCACGGCGGCGAGCTGGTCGGCGACGACCTGCTCGCCACCGACCCGTACGCGCGGGCGCTGCTGTTGCAGTTCTTCGCCCGGCACGTCGACCAGGTGGAGCGGGTCAGCTTCGCGGTGCCCGCCGACGAGCTGCCCGAGCTGTGGCTGACCGACCTGGCGGTCCGGGTGGAGGCGCGGGTGGCCGGCCCGGGTTCGCCCGCCCCGATGGCCCGGCTGCTGTCGCTGGACGCGCTGGCCGGGCTGCCCGCCGGTCCGGGCCGGGTCCGGGTGGAGCTGGTCGGTGACCGGTGGCTCGCCGGGACGTACCTGCTGGACGGGGCGACCGGGCACCTGGAGGTGTGCGGCGAGGCCGCCGGAGCGGGTACGCCGGCGGCGACGCTGACCGCGGCCGGGCTCTCCGCCCTCGCGTACGGGGTGCTCGACCCGGCCGAGGTGGACGTACGCGGGCTGGGCCGGGTGCCGCCGGACGCGGCGGCGGAGCTGCGCCGGATCTTCCCGCGCGCGCTGCCGTACCTCTTCGCCGACTTCTGA
- a CDS encoding PP2C family protein-serine/threonine phosphatase: protein MTLILRSAILNDVGLVRTNNEDSALAGDRLVAVADGMGGLPAGEVASEIVIRILDELTPPATADEAGDALRAVVSTANQRIRAAITVDPARDGMGTTLTAALLAGQELVLAQVGDSRCYLLRDGELTQLTRDDTFVQALVDQGALTPDQARHHPQRSLVTRAVQGQDAPPAIGVLSTFVGDRLLLCTDGLSDYVDDQVIAQTLGTYGDRQHCGEQLVKLAHQAGAPDNVTVVVSDVTQA from the coding sequence ATGACGCTGATCCTCCGCTCGGCCATCCTCAACGACGTCGGTCTGGTCCGCACCAACAACGAGGACTCCGCCCTCGCCGGTGACCGCCTGGTGGCGGTGGCGGACGGCATGGGCGGGCTGCCCGCGGGTGAGGTGGCGAGCGAGATCGTCATCCGGATCCTGGACGAGCTGACCCCGCCGGCCACCGCCGACGAGGCCGGGGACGCGCTGCGCGCCGTGGTGAGCACGGCCAACCAGCGCATCCGCGCCGCCATCACGGTCGACCCGGCCCGGGACGGCATGGGCACCACGCTGACCGCCGCGCTGCTGGCCGGGCAGGAGCTGGTCCTCGCCCAGGTCGGCGACTCCCGCTGCTATCTGCTCCGCGACGGGGAGCTGACCCAGCTCACCCGGGACGACACCTTCGTCCAGGCCCTGGTGGACCAGGGCGCCCTCACCCCCGACCAGGCCCGCCACCACCCGCAGCGGTCGCTGGTGACCCGGGCGGTGCAGGGCCAGGACGCGCCACCGGCGATCGGCGTGCTCAGCACGTTCGTCGGCGACCGGCTGCTGCTCTGCACCGACGGGCTCTCCGACTATGTCGACGACCAGGTGATCGCGCAGACCCTCGGCACGTACGGCGACCGGCAGCACTGCGGCGAGCAGCTGGTGAAGCTCGCCCACCAGGCCGGCGCGCCGGACAACGTCACCGTGGTCGTCTCCGACGTCACGCAGGCCTGA